The DNA region TATGTTCCCGCTGCCGGTGAAGAAGCTCAATACGGGACGGACAATATCCTGCTTGCCCTGAACTTCAAGGATGCCGCCGATCAGTATGCCTATCAGTTGAAAGATGCCCGCAATGCAAAGCTGAGCCTGAACGGGTTGGAAATAGAACGTTCTTCCAATACCGTCGATGATCTGATCGCGGGGGTTTCATTGTTGTTGAATGATACGGGGGCGGTGACCATCGCCGTTGAACAGAATGATGAGCCGGCCCTGGAGGCGATCAGAAATTTTGTGAGTGAATACAACAAGGTCAACAAGATGATCTGGGATCTCATGGAGAAGGACAAAGGCCCCCTGCAGGGAAATACCGTCCTGATGCAGGTTCAGAGCCGTCTGATGCAGCTGGCGGGGAATGCTGTCACTTCGATCGGGGGGGAGTTCCACACCCTGCGCGATGTGGGCATCTCATCTCCCGACAGGTACGGATATCTGGAGATCGATGAAGCCAAGCTGAAGGCTGCATTGCAGGAAGATCCCGATGGGGTGGCGGGCCTTCTTGGTGCCGCGTCCGGAGGCCCCGGTTCCACGGGCCTGGTCAAGCAGATTGGCGAATATTCCAAGTTGCTGGTCCGGACGGATGGTATAATTGCCGGGCAGCAGAAACAGCTGCAGTCGTATGTAACCAGCCTGGAAGATTACAACGAGCGTCTGGAATACAGGATGGAATTACGGGAAAGTTCTCTGGTAGCGCGGTTTTCTTATCTGGAAACGTATGTTTCCATGATGCAGAGCCAGGGCCTGTTCCTGCACAATTTTATAGGCCAGATCAATACAGGCGGGCAGTAGAATCAGGAGGTTGATGAAGGATGAAGACCGCAAATCCCTATCAGAGTTATCAGAATACCCAGATCGAGACCGCCGACCACCTGACACTGGTGCTCATGCTTTACGATGGTGCTCTGAAATTCATGAGCCGGGGACGGAAAGCGATACTTGAAGATAATCTCGATGAAGCAAACCGGTGCCTGGGCCGTGCGCAGGATATTGTCAGCGAGTTGATGGGTTCGATCAATCCCCATTTGAAGAATGTTGCGGCGAACCTGATCAGCCTCTACGATTATCTGTATTACCTGCTTCTGGAGGCAAACATAAAAAAAGATGTGGATACTGTTGCCAAGGCGGAAGAATTGCTTAGATCCATGCGCCGGATCTGGAAATAATGGACTCGCGGGCGGTTCCCAATAGCGGGTGGAGGAATGATTGAGGTGACATCGATGGACCTGATGACCCATCTGGGAAGAAGATTGTACCGTG from Bacillota bacterium includes:
- the fliS gene encoding flagellar export chaperone FliS codes for the protein MKTANPYQSYQNTQIETADHLTLVLMLYDGALKFMSRGRKAILEDNLDEANRCLGRAQDIVSELMGSINPHLKNVAANLISLYDYLYYLLLEANIKKDVDTVAKAEELLRSMRRIWK
- the fliD gene encoding flagellar filament capping protein FliD, whose product is MSMRTMGIASGLDVNEIIEKLMQLERRPITQNNLLIKQTQDKMEYWRSLATRLKALEQSAADIFLPGTFKALQAVSSATDIVQADITGAAQKGTYNIDVEQLATRHTVAMGPAAGQGAVSDAGASLGLFGSFRIGVSGQEMIITVQQGDSLYDLSEKINAVQDETGVKSYVVMKESGDYRMVLESLKEGEEGRILTSRYVPAAGEEAQYGTDNILLALNFKDAADQYAYQLKDARNAKLSLNGLEIERSSNTVDDLIAGVSLLLNDTGAVTIAVEQNDEPALEAIRNFVSEYNKVNKMIWDLMEKDKGPLQGNTVLMQVQSRLMQLAGNAVTSIGGEFHTLRDVGISSPDRYGYLEIDEAKLKAALQEDPDGVAGLLGAASGGPGSTGLVKQIGEYSKLLVRTDGIIAGQQKQLQSYVTSLEDYNERLEYRMELRESSLVARFSYLETYVSMMQSQGLFLHNFIGQINTGGQ